Proteins encoded in a region of the Streptomyces akebiae genome:
- a CDS encoding VIT1/CCC1 transporter family protein: protein MAIIDTEAALHEAHRDNHTHRDVNGGWLRPAVFGAMDGLVSNLALMTGVAGGTAGREAVVVAGLAGLAAGAFSMAAGEYTSVASQRELVQAELDVERRELHKHPKDEEQELAALYESRGVEPGLAREVARQLSHDPEQALEIHAREELGIDPGDLPSPVVAAVSSFGSFALGALLPVLPYLLGASALWPAVLVALAGLFGCGAVVARVTARTWWFSGLRQLALGGAAAGVTYALGSLFGAAV from the coding sequence GTGGCGATCATCGACACCGAAGCCGCGTTGCACGAGGCGCACCGTGACAACCACACCCATCGGGACGTGAACGGCGGCTGGCTGCGGCCCGCCGTGTTCGGGGCGATGGACGGGCTCGTGTCCAACCTGGCGCTGATGACCGGTGTCGCCGGCGGGACGGCCGGGCGGGAGGCGGTCGTCGTCGCCGGGCTGGCGGGGCTCGCCGCCGGGGCCTTCTCCATGGCCGCCGGCGAGTACACCTCCGTGGCCTCGCAGCGCGAACTCGTCCAGGCCGAACTCGACGTCGAACGGCGGGAGTTGCACAAGCACCCCAAGGACGAGGAACAGGAGCTGGCCGCGCTCTACGAGAGCCGCGGGGTCGAGCCGGGGCTCGCCCGGGAAGTCGCGCGGCAGCTCTCGCACGATCCCGAACAGGCCCTGGAGATCCACGCGCGCGAGGAGCTGGGCATCGACCCCGGCGACCTGCCCTCGCCCGTCGTCGCCGCCGTGTCGAGCTTCGGCTCGTTCGCGCTGGGCGCCCTGCTGCCCGTACTGCCGTATCTGCTCGGCGCGAGCGCGCTGTGGCCGGCCGTGCTGGTGGCGCTCGCCGGGCTCTTCGGGTGCGGAGCCGTGGTGGCCAGAGTGACGGCGAGAACCTGGTGGTTCAGCGGGCTGCGGCAGCTCGCCCTCGGTGGCGCCGCGGCGGGTGTGACGTACGCCCTGGGCAGCCTGTTCGGAGCGGCCGTATGA
- a CDS encoding ADP-ribosylglycohydrolase family protein, translated as MPSIACIPSVPAPGDAADLRERARGAMLGLAVGDALGAPAENMKPSEIRARWGRITGYVAERPSGTDDTEYAIFSGLLLARHGSALTVTHVETAWHQWIADRDEGPFRGAGFSERGTLENLRRGLAAPISAQHRHAWSDGLAMRAAPFGVFAAGRPAEAARLVAIDGSVSHDGEGIYGGQAVAAGVAAAMAGAPTIAVVASALAVIPEDSWTARSLRRAVAVAHRGERAVRSAVVIGGYPWTDLAPEAVALAFGAYAAADGDFAESVLTAVNMGRDADTTAAVAGALAGATRGAASIPAEWTAAIGPARGSCLPSMAGHHVLDVAELLVPTEGGKWATGTALFPHGDLPLPTPTTFPLAPADTTETPA; from the coding sequence ATGCCTTCCATCGCCTGCATTCCCTCGGTCCCGGCGCCCGGCGACGCCGCCGACCTCCGCGAGCGGGCACGGGGGGCCATGCTCGGGCTCGCCGTCGGGGACGCGCTGGGGGCGCCCGCCGAGAACATGAAACCCTCCGAGATCCGCGCGCGCTGGGGGCGCATCACCGGGTATGTGGCCGAGCGCCCCTCGGGCACGGACGACACCGAGTACGCCATCTTCTCCGGGCTGCTGCTGGCCCGGCACGGCTCGGCGCTCACCGTCACCCATGTGGAGACGGCCTGGCACCAGTGGATCGCGGACCGGGACGAGGGTCCGTTCCGCGGCGCGGGCTTCAGCGAACGCGGCACTTTGGAGAACCTCCGCCGCGGTCTGGCCGCGCCCATCTCCGCCCAGCACCGGCACGCCTGGAGCGACGGCCTGGCCATGCGCGCGGCCCCCTTCGGGGTCTTCGCGGCGGGCCGCCCGGCGGAGGCCGCCCGTCTGGTAGCCATCGACGGCTCGGTCAGCCATGACGGTGAGGGCATCTACGGCGGCCAGGCGGTCGCGGCGGGAGTGGCGGCGGCGATGGCGGGAGCGCCGACGATCGCGGTCGTGGCCTCCGCCCTCGCCGTGATCCCCGAGGACTCCTGGACGGCGCGCTCCCTGCGCCGGGCGGTCGCCGTCGCCCACCGGGGCGAACGCGCGGTCCGCTCCGCCGTCGTCATCGGCGGCTACCCCTGGACCGACCTCGCCCCCGAAGCCGTCGCCCTCGCCTTCGGCGCCTACGCGGCGGCGGACGGCGACTTCGCCGAGTCGGTGCTCACGGCGGTGAACATGGGCCGCGACGCCGACACGACCGCCGCGGTCGCCGGCGCGCTGGCCGGCGCGACCCGGGGAGCGGCGTCGATCCCGGCCGAGTGGACCGCCGCGATCGGCCCGGCCAGAGGCAGCTGCCTGCCCTCCATGGCGGGGCACCACGTCCTGGACGTGGCCGAACTCCTGGTCCCGACCGAGGGCGGCAAATGGGCCACGGGCACGGCCCTCTTCCCCCACGGCGACCTGCCACTGCCGACCCCGACCACCTTCCCCCTCGCCCCGGCCGACACGACGGAGACCCCCGCATGA
- a CDS encoding ADP-ribosylglycohydrolase family protein yields the protein MNEPQPTAEPTVTEPPTATSLTVTEPLTPAPAAPTVAEPLTPTPSTVTEPVALTPSTANATEPLAPQLFEPARPVPAKPLAHGAAAADGEGAPQGPPAPDDESLTGGAGGAGGAGGKTRAEGGAEATARTPHTPRRIEGLLLGLAAGDAAGWPAARHRAARMPEWTRRLTRELDTFAEQNATTTLPVPIALNQPPEPLRLGPSDDAEWAAFAAEALLRAGDAAALGDLSLERRTRASIDLSWNAVASEIAAAAERAPEVESAVLPLRARISVRAGLGNLATGLRPPATGHDNPHYFDDAACVRACVLAVAHPGDPRRAADLAEFDARYTQDGDGVHGARAMAAALALALVGADVDDCAAAALAELPASTEIGRNARHALDLAHRHKKEGTFALIPLLEHQIVDHVYSYGIAAAETVPVALALATAARGRIAEAVPAAACLSRVADSAPALAGALTGALGGGAAVPDTWRDACRTLSGCALPRLTGTDLVHLAELLRTAELPTPHGVSRA from the coding sequence ATCAACGAGCCGCAGCCCACGGCGGAGCCGACGGTGACCGAACCACCGACAGCCACCTCGCTGACCGTGACCGAACCGCTCACCCCCGCCCCAGCGGCTCCGACCGTCGCCGAACCGCTCACCCCGACACCCTCGACCGTCACCGAACCGGTGGCCCTCACGCCTTCGACCGCGAACGCGACCGAACCGCTCGCCCCCCAGCTCTTCGAACCCGCACGCCCGGTCCCGGCGAAGCCGCTCGCCCACGGAGCCGCGGCCGCCGACGGTGAGGGCGCCCCACAAGGGCCACCCGCACCCGACGACGAAAGTCTCACGGGCGGTGCGGGCGGAGCAGGTGGTGCGGGCGGGAAAACAAGAGCCGAAGGCGGAGCCGAGGCCACGGCACGCACCCCCCACACCCCCCGCCGTATCGAGGGCCTCCTCCTGGGCCTCGCCGCAGGCGACGCCGCCGGCTGGCCCGCCGCCCGCCACCGGGCCGCCCGCATGCCCGAGTGGACCCGCCGCCTCACCCGCGAACTGGACACCTTCGCCGAGCAGAACGCCACCACCACCCTCCCCGTCCCCATCGCCCTCAACCAACCCCCCGAACCCCTGCGCCTCGGCCCCTCCGACGACGCGGAATGGGCGGCCTTCGCCGCGGAGGCCCTCCTCCGTGCCGGCGACGCCGCCGCCCTCGGCGACCTCAGCCTGGAACGCCGCACCCGCGCCTCCATCGACCTCTCCTGGAACGCCGTGGCCAGCGAGATCGCCGCCGCCGCCGAACGCGCCCCCGAGGTCGAGTCCGCCGTACTCCCCCTGCGCGCCCGTATCTCCGTACGCGCCGGTCTCGGCAACCTCGCCACCGGCCTGCGCCCACCCGCCACCGGGCACGACAACCCGCACTACTTCGACGACGCGGCCTGCGTCCGCGCCTGCGTCCTGGCGGTGGCCCACCCGGGCGACCCCCGCCGCGCCGCCGACCTCGCCGAGTTCGACGCCCGCTACACCCAGGACGGCGACGGCGTGCACGGCGCCCGCGCGATGGCCGCGGCGCTCGCGCTGGCGCTGGTCGGCGCGGACGTCGACGACTGCGCGGCCGCGGCCCTGGCCGAACTCCCCGCCTCGACGGAGATCGGCCGCAACGCCCGCCACGCCCTCGACCTCGCCCACCGCCACAAAAAAGAAGGAACATTCGCTCTGATCCCCCTCCTGGAGCATCAGATCGTCGACCACGTCTACAGCTACGGCATCGCCGCCGCCGAGACCGTCCCCGTGGCCCTCGCCCTGGCCACCGCCGCCCGCGGCCGGATCGCCGAAGCCGTCCCCGCCGCCGCCTGCCTCTCCCGGGTCGCCGACTCCGCCCCGGCCCTCGCCGGCGCCCTGACCGGAGCACTCGGCGGCGGCGCCGCCGTCCCCGACACCTGGCGGGACGCCTGCCGCACCCTCTCCGGCTGCGCCCTCCCGCGCCTCACCGGCACCGACCTCGTCCACCTCGCCGAACTTCTCCGCACAGCGGAACTCCCCACCCCGCACGGCGTTAGCCGGGCATGA